The following coding sequences are from one Armatimonadota bacterium window:
- a CDS encoding ATP-grasp domain-containing protein — translation MFRKVLVANRGEIAVRILRACRELGIRTVAVYSEADEDSLHVWLAEEAVPIGPAEPEQSYLHIGRILDAARATGAEAIHPGYGFLAENPEFAAACREAGIAFIGPPPEVLEAVADKAAVRRLAARLGVPVLAGTDRPVRDEEALRQAQRVGFPPLLKAAAGGGGRGMRVVHNPEELREALPGARREALAAFGTDALLLERYLERPRHIEVQVLLDRYGNAVHLGERECSVQRRYQKVLEEAPSVALDPELRGRLARAALRLMREAGYVNAGTVEFLVDGEENFAFLEVNARLQVEHPVTELVTGVDLVHQQLRIAAEEALTLRQEGVVLRGWAMEARVYAEDPERGFAPSAGTILHL, via the coding sequence ATGTTCCGGAAGGTCCTGGTGGCCAATCGGGGCGAGATCGCGGTCCGCATCCTCCGGGCCTGCCGGGAGCTGGGGATCCGCACGGTGGCCGTGTACTCGGAGGCAGACGAAGATAGCCTCCACGTGTGGCTGGCGGAGGAGGCGGTGCCGATCGGCCCCGCGGAGCCGGAGCAGTCCTACCTCCACATCGGGCGGATCCTGGACGCGGCCAGGGCCACGGGCGCGGAGGCCATCCACCCCGGATACGGGTTTCTGGCGGAGAACCCGGAGTTCGCCGCGGCCTGTCGGGAAGCGGGGATCGCTTTCATCGGCCCACCTCCTGAGGTTCTGGAGGCTGTGGCAGACAAGGCCGCGGTCCGGCGGTTGGCGGCACGGTTGGGAGTGCCTGTACTTGCGGGCACCGACCGCCCCGTGCGGGACGAGGAGGCCCTTCGCCAGGCGCAGCGGGTCGGATTTCCGCCCCTGCTCAAAGCCGCAGCAGGAGGAGGCGGAAGGGGCATGCGGGTGGTGCACAACCCCGAGGAGCTCCGAGAAGCCCTCCCCGGCGCCCGACGGGAGGCTCTGGCTGCCTTCGGCACCGACGCACTCCTGCTGGAACGGTACCTGGAGCGGCCACGGCACATCGAGGTGCAGGTTCTCCTGGACCGGTACGGGAACGCGGTGCATCTGGGGGAGCGGGAGTGCTCCGTGCAGCGCCGGTACCAGAAGGTGCTGGAGGAGGCACCCTCCGTGGCGCTCGATCCGGAGCTCCGCGGGCGGCTTGCGCGGGCGGCCCTGCGGCTGATGCGGGAAGCGGGGTACGTGAACGCGGGAACCGTGGAGTTCCTGGTGGACGGGGAGGAGAACTTCGCCTTCCTCGAGGTGAACGCCCGGCTCCAGGTAGAGCATCCCGTAACAGAACTCGTGACGGGTGTGGACTTGGTGCACCAGCAGCTGCGGATCGCCGCAGAAGAGGCCCTGACGCTGCGGCAAGAGGGGGTGGTCCTGCGGGGATGGGCCATGGAGGCGCGGGTGTACGCGGAGGATCCAGAGCGGGGCTTCGCACCTTCCGCGGGAACCATCCTGCACCTGTAG